Proteins encoded in a region of the bacterium genome:
- a CDS encoding ABC transporter substrate-binding protein — translation MRLFHYTSRAAALCCAVFLIASLGPGIARGAGEAIKNPDTILELGFGDVSSLDPALAYDIYSYEPIWPNVYETLIMYGGSSLDKFSPMLATAVPSLANGLISADGLTYTFPLRKGVKFHDGSVMTPDDVRYSIQRFLLQDQAGGPGWLLLSPLLGVDSTRDDKGKIQVTYADVAKAVSVKGDSIVFRLKKPFAPFLTIIAAWTAVMPRAWAAAHGDWDGSPATWQKYNNPKIEDRYEFDHMNGTGPFKLERWDRQAKQVILVRNDGYWRAPAALRRVVLQAVPEFTTRRLQLQQGDADIVVASLNQEVQLRGLPGTVVQDNLPQIAVQTLQFNFKINTEANPDAGSGKLDGAGIPPEFFSDIHVRRGFAYAFDYASNLSGAYAGKGVLPHGPIVQGLLGYDPTIPVYTTSRDKAIAEFKEASGGKVWDTGFKFTIPFTAGNAARQVGAQIVKDTVGALNPKFQIDSRAVPASTLNQLLFAHKGTMYFLGWFADYPDPHDFAQPFLSSNGYFPVRGGYRNSEADRLIEEAVGTADPAKRKALYRQLSMIAYNDLPYLFLVQPVTYYVMRSWVHGWYYNPIFPGQYFYTISKR, via the coding sequence ATTCCACTACACATCCCGCGCGGCGGCATTGTGCTGCGCCGTGTTCCTGATCGCATCGCTTGGCCCAGGCATCGCCCGGGGAGCGGGGGAGGCGATCAAGAATCCGGACACCATCCTCGAGCTCGGGTTCGGCGACGTCAGCAGCCTCGACCCGGCGCTGGCGTACGACATCTATTCCTACGAGCCGATCTGGCCAAACGTGTACGAGACGCTGATCATGTACGGCGGGTCGTCGCTCGACAAGTTTTCCCCCATGCTGGCCACAGCGGTGCCCAGCCTGGCGAACGGGTTGATCAGTGCGGACGGCCTCACGTATACGTTCCCGCTCCGCAAGGGGGTGAAGTTCCACGACGGCTCGGTGATGACGCCCGACGACGTCCGGTACTCGATTCAGCGGTTCCTCCTTCAAGATCAGGCCGGCGGGCCGGGGTGGCTCCTCCTCAGTCCGCTGCTCGGAGTCGACAGCACCCGGGACGACAAGGGCAAGATACAGGTCACGTACGCCGACGTGGCCAAGGCGGTGAGCGTGAAGGGCGACTCGATCGTCTTCCGGCTGAAGAAGCCGTTCGCGCCGTTTCTCACGATCATCGCCGCCTGGACGGCCGTCATGCCCAGGGCCTGGGCGGCCGCGCACGGTGACTGGGACGGCAGCCCGGCCACCTGGCAGAAGTACAACAATCCCAAGATCGAAGATCGGTACGAGTTCGACCATATGAATGGGACCGGTCCGTTCAAGCTCGAGCGGTGGGACCGGCAGGCCAAACAGGTCATCTTGGTTCGCAACGACGGGTACTGGCGTGCCCCGGCGGCGCTGCGCCGAGTGGTGCTTCAGGCGGTCCCGGAGTTCACCACCCGCCGCCTGCAGCTCCAGCAAGGCGACGCGGACATCGTGGTCGCGTCGCTGAACCAGGAAGTCCAGCTCCGGGGGCTGCCCGGGACCGTCGTGCAGGACAACCTGCCGCAGATCGCGGTGCAGACGCTCCAGTTCAATTTCAAGATCAATACCGAGGCCAACCCTGACGCCGGCTCAGGCAAGCTCGACGGAGCCGGGATCCCGCCGGAGTTCTTTTCTGATATCCACGTCCGGCGCGGATTCGCGTACGCCTTCGATTACGCGTCGAACCTGAGCGGCGCGTACGCGGGGAAGGGGGTCCTCCCCCACGGGCCGATCGTCCAGGGATTGCTGGGGTACGACCCGACGATCCCGGTGTACACCACCAGCCGCGACAAGGCCATCGCCGAGTTCAAGGAGGCCTCGGGGGGCAAGGTCTGGGACACCGGCTTCAAGTTCACGATCCCGTTCACGGCTGGGAACGCGGCGCGGCAGGTGGGCGCCCAGATCGTTAAGGACACCGTCGGGGCGCTGAATCCCAAATTCCAGATCGACTCTCGGGCGGTGCCCGCCAGCACCCTGAACCAATTGCTCTTTGCCCACAAGGGGACGATGTACTTCCTCGGGTGGTTTGCAGATTACCCCGATCCGCACGATTTCGCGCAGCCCTTTCTTTCGTCGAACGGGTACTTCCCGGTCCGCGGCGGATACCGGAATTCCGAGGCAGACCGGCTTATCGAGGAGGCGGTGGGGACGGCGGACCCGGCGAAGCGCAAAGCCCTCTACCGCCAGCTGTCGATGATCGCGTACAACGACCTGCCGTATCTGTTCCTCGTTCAGCCGGTCACCTATTATGTGATGCGATCCTGGGTCCACGGCTGGTACTACAATCCGATCTTTCCCGGGCAGTACTTCTACACGATCAGCAAGCGATAG
- a CDS encoding fatty acid--CoA ligase — protein MFVPLSPLEFRRRAERLFGRKVGVVDGPRRYTYAEFGERSRRLAGALTRLGIKPGDVVSFLTYNTHHLLEAYFGVPQARAILNPLNIRLRPQEIASILNHAKSRALFFHNDFTSAVAEMRPNLETVGEFVGLEIDGPAPFQTRDYEGFLAGSPPLGEDPEVDENSPAEVFYTSGTTGKPKGVILTHRTLYLHALYTVIAHSTTDADVFLHVVPMFHVNGWGVPHGVTAVGGVHVLLRKIDPVEIFRLIERERVTRLAGVPAIYNALLNHSDIGRYDLGSLRLATTGGAPAFPLLIKAMEEKLGCEAMVGYGLTETSPVLTLARPKTHLSAETPERRLERRSTTGYAIPGVEVRVVDERGRDVAADGATVGEIAVRGNVVMEGYLHDPEATAKAIRDGWFYTGDMATIDGEGYLNIVDRKKDIIISGGENISSVEVENALVVHHAVYECAVVAVPDDQWGEVAKALVVLKPGANASEQELIQFCRDRLAHFKAPKSVEFFEALPKGGTGKILKAHLREPYWAGRAKRVN, from the coding sequence ATGTTTGTGCCGCTGTCGCCGCTGGAGTTTCGGAGGCGGGCTGAGCGTCTCTTTGGACGCAAGGTGGGGGTCGTCGATGGGCCGCGGCGCTATACCTACGCCGAGTTTGGCGAACGCTCCCGGAGGCTGGCCGGGGCGCTCACACGGCTCGGGATCAAACCGGGCGACGTGGTCTCGTTCCTGACGTACAACACCCACCATCTGCTGGAGGCGTACTTCGGGGTTCCGCAGGCCCGGGCGATTCTCAACCCTCTCAACATCCGGCTGCGCCCGCAGGAGATCGCGTCCATTCTCAACCACGCGAAATCCCGGGCGCTCTTTTTCCACAACGATTTCACGTCCGCCGTCGCGGAGATGCGACCCAACTTGGAGACGGTCGGGGAGTTCGTGGGTCTCGAAATCGACGGGCCTGCGCCTTTCCAGACCCGCGACTACGAGGGCTTCCTCGCCGGATCCCCACCACTTGGGGAGGATCCCGAAGTGGATGAGAACAGCCCAGCCGAGGTCTTCTATACAAGCGGCACCACGGGCAAACCCAAGGGCGTCATCCTCACCCACCGGACGCTCTATCTGCACGCGCTGTATACCGTGATCGCGCACTCCACCACTGATGCGGACGTCTTCCTCCACGTCGTCCCGATGTTTCACGTAAACGGCTGGGGAGTCCCGCACGGCGTCACAGCTGTCGGGGGGGTCCACGTCCTGCTCCGCAAGATCGACCCCGTGGAGATCTTCCGCCTCATCGAGCGGGAGCGCGTCACCAGGCTCGCGGGTGTGCCGGCGATCTACAACGCGCTGCTCAACCACTCCGACATCGGGAGGTACGATCTCGGCAGCCTCCGGCTGGCGACCACCGGTGGCGCCCCTGCGTTCCCCCTGCTGATCAAGGCGATGGAGGAGAAGCTGGGGTGCGAGGCCATGGTCGGGTATGGCCTCACCGAGACTTCCCCGGTGTTGACCCTGGCGCGTCCCAAGACGCACCTGAGCGCGGAGACCCCGGAACGGCGCCTGGAGCGCCGGTCAACCACCGGGTATGCGATCCCCGGCGTCGAAGTCCGGGTCGTGGACGAGCGGGGCCGCGACGTTGCGGCCGACGGCGCGACCGTCGGGGAGATCGCGGTCCGCGGCAACGTCGTGATGGAGGGCTATCTCCATGATCCTGAGGCCACCGCCAAGGCGATCCGCGACGGGTGGTTCTACACGGGGGACATGGCCACGATCGACGGTGAGGGTTACCTCAACATCGTCGACCGCAAAAAAGACATCATCATAAGCGGCGGCGAGAACATCTCGTCGGTCGAGGTAGAGAACGCCTTGGTCGTCCACCACGCCGTGTATGAGTGCGCCGTCGTGGCCGTCCCCGACGACCAATGGGGCGAGGTCGCCAAGGCGCTGGTCGTCCTCAAGCCGGGGGCGAACGCCTCCGAGCAGGAATTGATCCAGTTC